The following proteins are encoded in a genomic region of Planctomycetia bacterium:
- a CDS encoding prepilin-type N-terminal cleavage/methylation domain-containing protein yields MTHTSFLNARKGFTLVELLVTIAIIGILLGLLLPNLAAVQSTAKAGAQSATLQGFGKGFIDFSTLDPEARLTTSAYDHMRDGDATKVGWVADIVNGKFGNPSKSLDPVSRMKVNEKFCDMAGSVESGTLNNFRWLSNVVNRPSDNAVVTNKASIQGAGYFGTQTLWDDGFNSNFATTWHFSRGDNTLSASTGAGRFTVNADSRDGSKSPLDGEGPLSSAVLGDPMLVTTADKIALMGAARAGDGTDSQINSGATTNSADTINRFIDPTGRKRIVKVGDFSVESFTDGPTATRVVTAADAGVYGGASSEQVHEINDIVPNCKAKKIKTSFGQLFGGGYANVLFADGSARRVNDNNGYGGANKGDSWIGPFPNDPNGTTETSRGTYRFDNGAYDEVRDEIYLGRLRSQLQPGGGSAEG; encoded by the coding sequence ATGACTCACACGAGTTTTCTGAATGCTCGCAAGGGCTTCACGCTCGTCGAGCTGCTGGTGACGATCGCGATCATCGGCATCCTGCTCGGCCTGCTGTTGCCCAATCTGGCTGCGGTGCAGTCGACTGCCAAGGCTGGTGCTCAGAGCGCCACCCTGCAGGGGTTCGGCAAGGGGTTCATCGATTTTTCGACGCTCGATCCGGAGGCCCGTCTGACGACCTCCGCCTACGACCACATGCGTGACGGCGACGCCACGAAGGTGGGCTGGGTGGCCGACATCGTCAACGGCAAGTTTGGCAATCCGTCGAAGTCTCTCGACCCGGTTTCCCGGATGAAGGTCAACGAGAAGTTCTGTGACATGGCCGGCTCGGTCGAGTCGGGCACGCTCAACAACTTCCGCTGGCTCTCGAACGTCGTGAACCGTCCGAGCGACAACGCGGTGGTCACGAACAAGGCGAGCATCCAGGGCGCGGGCTACTTCGGCACGCAGACGTTGTGGGACGATGGTTTCAACTCCAACTTCGCCACGACATGGCACTTCAGCCGCGGTGACAACACCCTCTCGGCTTCGACCGGCGCTGGTCGCTTCACCGTCAATGCGGACAGCCGCGACGGCAGCAAGAGCCCGCTCGACGGTGAGGGCCCGCTCTCGTCGGCCGTGCTGGGTGATCCGATGCTCGTGACGACGGCCGACAAGATCGCCCTCATGGGTGCTGCTCGTGCGGGCGACGGTACGGACTCGCAGATCAACTCGGGTGCGACCACCAACAGCGCCGACACCATCAACCGCTTCATCGACCCCACCGGTCGCAAGCGGATCGTGAAGGTCGGTGACTTCTCGGTTGAGTCGTTCACGGACGGCCCGACGGCGACCCGTGTCGTGACGGCGGCTGATGCCGGCGTCTACGGCGGTGCCTCCAGCGAGCAGGTCCACGAGATCAATGACATCGTTCCGAACTGCAAGGCCAAGAAGATCAAGACCTCCTTCGGTCAGCTCTTCGGCGGCGGCTATGCCAACGTGCTCTTCGCCGACGGATCCGCCCGTCGCGTGAACGACAACAACGGCTACGGCGGTGCCAACAAGGGTGACAGCTGGATCGGACCGTTCCCGAACGATCCGAACGGCACGACCGAGACCAGCCGTGGCACGTACCGTTTCGACAACGGTGCCTACGACGAGGTTCGTGACGAGATCTACCTCGGCCGCCTGCGTAGCCAGCTGCAGCCGGGCGGTGGCTCGGCTGAGGGTTGA
- a CDS encoding copper-translocating P-type ATPase → MPETPAAAPRGSTLLKWQIGATLVGGTLLLCSVIAQLLWSKELYPAIPAALAMLMLGAPLVYAAIQDLLKGEAGMNALVALAVIGAAATGKYQESAAIAFFMIVSGLIEKRTAIGAEASIESLIKLSPTKAARLREGGGEEMVEAKVLRPGDLVRVRPGDNIPADGRVVTGTSTINQASITGESLPVDKIAGDEVFGGTINLTGVIDVEVTKAGADTLLGRVKDLILQAEKTKTPIMRLVDQYAAWYTPTVLMLVGVVLFFALRSDPDTAFDRAIAMLVIACPSALILATPTAMVAGLSAAARLGVLIKSVVTLEAARNLTAIVFDKTGTLTTGILQVTRLAPQEGVEPGDLLRLAACAEQDSRHPVARAVTEMARKAKLKLTRPTEFEEVAGKGVRSEIDGRKVLVGRGTWLADKGNGLSAAGVAAINEIQASSEADGLSVLYVVRDGELAGWIGLEDNARPEAAEAVDRLRDLGLKRLVILTGDRRSVAKRVAEQMHFSEFKAEVLPHEKLEMVDELKAKGHRVAVIGDGVNDAPALAAGDISIAMGAAGSDVAIHSASIALMNSNLNRVPFLIELSRRTISVIRQNMIIGGLFILVFMSLAGAGYVTPVWAAFLHIVSGLIVIFNSARLVRSGEEIEQAEADRLAEIARRKARTARIAAAAT, encoded by the coding sequence ATGCCCGAGACCCCCGCCGCCGCTCCCCGCGGCAGCACGCTCCTCAAGTGGCAGATCGGCGCGACCCTCGTCGGCGGCACGCTCCTGCTCTGCTCGGTGATCGCGCAATTGCTCTGGTCGAAGGAACTCTATCCGGCGATCCCTGCGGCACTCGCGATGCTCATGCTCGGGGCACCGCTCGTCTACGCGGCCATTCAAGATCTGCTCAAGGGTGAGGCGGGCATGAACGCGCTCGTGGCCCTCGCCGTGATCGGTGCGGCCGCGACCGGCAAATACCAGGAGAGCGCGGCGATCGCCTTCTTCATGATCGTGTCGGGCCTGATCGAGAAGCGGACGGCGATCGGCGCCGAAGCGAGCATCGAGTCGCTCATCAAACTCTCCCCCACGAAGGCCGCCCGGCTCCGCGAGGGGGGCGGCGAGGAGATGGTGGAGGCGAAGGTGCTTCGGCCCGGCGATCTCGTCCGCGTGCGGCCCGGCGACAATATCCCGGCCGACGGCCGCGTGGTGACGGGCACAAGCACGATCAACCAGGCGAGCATCACCGGCGAATCGCTGCCGGTGGACAAGATCGCTGGCGACGAGGTGTTTGGCGGCACGATCAACTTGACGGGCGTGATCGACGTGGAGGTGACGAAGGCCGGCGCCGACACGCTCCTCGGCCGCGTCAAGGATCTGATCCTGCAGGCTGAAAAAACAAAAACGCCGATCATGCGGCTCGTTGATCAATATGCCGCCTGGTATACGCCGACCGTGCTCATGCTCGTGGGCGTGGTGCTCTTCTTCGCGTTGCGGAGCGACCCCGACACGGCCTTCGACCGGGCGATCGCGATGCTCGTGATCGCGTGCCCGAGCGCGCTGATCCTCGCCACGCCCACGGCGATGGTGGCCGGGCTTTCGGCGGCCGCCCGGCTGGGCGTGCTCATCAAGAGCGTGGTCACGCTCGAGGCCGCCCGGAACCTCACGGCGATCGTCTTCGATAAGACGGGCACGCTCACGACCGGCATCTTGCAGGTGACGCGGCTCGCGCCGCAGGAAGGCGTCGAGCCGGGCGATCTCCTGCGGCTCGCCGCCTGCGCCGAGCAGGACAGCCGCCATCCCGTGGCCCGGGCCGTGACGGAGATGGCTCGCAAGGCGAAGCTCAAACTCACGCGGCCGACCGAGTTTGAGGAGGTCGCGGGCAAGGGCGTGCGGTCCGAGATCGACGGGAGGAAAGTGCTCGTGGGGCGGGGCACGTGGCTCGCGGACAAGGGGAACGGACTCTCGGCCGCGGGTGTCGCCGCAATCAACGAGATCCAGGCGTCGAGCGAGGCCGACGGCCTGAGCGTGCTCTACGTCGTTCGCGACGGCGAACTCGCCGGCTGGATCGGCCTCGAAGACAACGCCCGCCCCGAGGCGGCCGAGGCGGTGGATCGGCTCCGCGACCTCGGCCTCAAGCGGCTCGTGATCCTCACGGGTGATCGCAGGAGCGTGGCCAAGCGGGTGGCCGAGCAGATGCACTTCAGCGAGTTCAAGGCGGAGGTCTTGCCGCATGAAAAACTCGAGATGGTGGACGAACTCAAGGCCAAGGGGCACCGCGTGGCCGTGATCGGCGACGGCGTGAACGACGCCCCGGCCCTCGCCGCCGGTGATATCTCGATCGCCATGGGCGCGGCCGGCAGCGACGTGGCCATCCACTCGGCCTCGATCGCGCTCATGAACTCGAACCTCAACCGCGTGCCCTTCCTGATTGAACTCTCGCGGCGGACGATCTCCGTGATCCGGCAGAACATGATCATCGGTGGGCTCTTTATCCTCGTGTTCATGTCGCTCGCCGGGGCGGGCTACGTGACGCCCGTGTGGGCGGCGTTTCTGCACATCGTGAGCGGCCTGATCGTGATCTTCAATTCGGCCCGGCTCGTCCGCAGCGGCGAGGAGATCGAGCAGGCCGAGGCCGATCGGCTCGCTGAGATCGCCCGGCGGAAGGCGCGGACCGCCCGAATCGCCGCGGCGGCGACGTGA